In Spodoptera frugiperda isolate SF20-4 chromosome 13, AGI-APGP_CSIRO_Sfru_2.0, whole genome shotgun sequence, the following are encoded in one genomic region:
- the LOC118270357 gene encoding DNA mismatch repair protein Mlh1: protein MGEPGIIRKLDEEVVNRIAAGEIVQRPSNALKELIENSLDAKATNIVITVKAGGLKYLQIQDNGTGIRSEDLEIVCERFTTSKLREYEDLKEIATYGFRGEALSSISHIAHLTILTKTAASKCAYKASYENGKLKAPMKPCAGNNGTQITVEDLFYNVIARKKSLRSPTEEYTHIMEVVGGYAIHNSHVGFTLKKFGENTDLKTPINSSVIENVRIIHGNAIARELMEIELHDPSLKLTLRGCITNVNYSHKKGTMLLFINHRLVDSLSIRKAVDSIYSTYLPKNAHAFVYLSLELDPKNVDVNVHPTKHEVQFLYEEQIIEKIKSCIESKLLSCNSTRVMYTQARLPGATMVEDIVKKTTETKANPSYMVRVNSDVQKIDKFFPTLNKPTETVTDTEINMEVQNEPVNTKIPDIIVETESEEVLENSIVEEPRNERQQTYKTHTAFDQANLSYIDPKESFKTRTFKYERVETKLTSVKQLRLDIENKCNTNLREILANLIFIACIDCHKSLIQHSTKLYLCDTTRFAEELFYETLLYDFQNFGLIKLSSPLPLEELFVLGLSSQESNWDPELGDMRDMAQQMTELLVGKRNMLYEYFSFEMNSNGELLALPLLLDGHTPFMGALPTYLVRLVTEVNWDSEKECFETFSRQTAIFYSQPNPDPNPDSLRSEQWRQEHVLFPAIRRNFLPPTSFVHNGAILQIASLNDLYKVFERC, encoded by the exons atgggAGAGCCAGGCATAATACGAAAATTAGATGAAGAAGTAGTAAATCGTATAGCTGCTGGTGAAATTGTTCAAAGGCCTTCAAATGCGTTGAAAGAGTTAATAGAAAACAG TTTGGACGCTAAAGCAACGAACATTGTAATAACTGTGAAGGCTGGTGGATTAAAGTATTTACAG aTTCAGGATAATGGCACAGGTATAAGAAGTGAGGACTTGGAGATTGTCTGTGAAAGGTTTACTACGTCTAAACTGAGAGAATATGAGGATCTCAAGGAGATTGCCACATATGGGTTCCGGGGTGAAGCGCTGTCAAGTATCAGTCACATAGCCCACCTTACTATACTCACTAAGACAGCTGCCTCTAAATGTGCttataa AGCATCCTATGAAAATGGAAAACTTAAGGCTCCAATGAAGCCATGTGCTGGCAACAATGGTACTCAAATAACCGTTGAGGATCTGTTTTACAATGTAATAGCTCGTAAGAAGTCACTCCGGAGCCCTACAGAGGAGTACACACATATAATGGAGGTGGTCGGAGGCTATGCGATACATAACAGCCATGTAGGGTTCACACTGAAGAAGTTTGGTGAGAACACAGATCTGAAGACTCCGATCAATTCTTCTGTCATTGAAAATGTTCGGATT ataCATGGTAACGCGATTGCTCGCGAGCTAATGGAGATAGAGCTACACGATCCCTCGCTGAAGCTCACATTGCGGGGCTGCATAACTAACGTTAACTACTCGCATAAGAAAGGAACTATGCTGTTGTTCATCAACCATAGACTAGTGGACTCGCTAT CAATAAGAAAAGCAGTGGATTCCATATATTCAACTTATTTACCTAAAAATGCGCACGCGTTCGTCTACCTTAGTCTTGAATTAG ATCCAAAAAATGTTGATGTAAACGTTCACCCGACTAAACACGAAGTGCAGTTTCTGTATGAAGAGCAAATTATTGAGAAGATCAAGTCTTGCATTGAGAGCAAACTGCTGAGCTGTAACTCTACCAGGGTTATGTACACACAG GCACGTCTACCAGGCGCTACAATGGTAGAAGACATCGTGAAAAAGACGACCGAAACCAAAGCAAACCCTAGTTACATGGTCAGAGTGAACTCCGACGTGCAAAAGATAGACAAATTCTTCCCCACACTAAATAAACCGACCGAAACTGTAACCGACACTGAAATAAATATGGAAGTACAAAACGAGCCTGTAAACACTAAAATACCAGATATAATCGTTGAAACAGAATCGGAGGAAGTTTTAGAAAACTCTATAGTTGAAGAACCAAGGAATGAAAGACAGCAAACATATAAGACACATACGGCTTTCGACCAAGCTAACCTGAGCTATATAGACCCAAAAGAATCTTTCAAAACAAGAACCTTTAAGTACGAGAGGGTTGAAACTAAGTTAACAAGTGTGAAACAACTTAGACTAGATATTGAGAACAAATGTAACACAAATCTGAGAGAGATTCTAGCGAATTTGATCTTTATTGCTTGTATCGATTGCCACAAGTCTCTCATACAACATTCTACCAAGTTATATTTGTGCGATACGACGAGATTTGC AGAAGAATTGTTCTACGAGACCCTGCTGTATGACTTCCAGAACTTTGGTCTGATAAAGTTATCCAGCCCGCTGCCGTTAGAAGAACTCTTTGTTCTAGGACTTAGCTCACAGGAGAGTAATTGGGACCCGGAATTAG GTGATATGCGAGACATGGCTCAGCAAATGACTGAGTTACTGGTCGGCAAGCGCAATATGCTGTATGAATACTTCTCATTTGAGATGAACAGCAATGGAGAGCTGTTGGCGTTACCTTTGTTGCTCG ACGGCCACACACCATTCATGGGTGCGCTTCCCACGTATCTTGTTCGATTAGTAACCGAAGTGAACTGGGACAGTGAAAAAGAATGTTTCGAGACTTTCAGCCGGCAGACAGCTATATTTTACTCTCAGCCTAATCCAGACCCAAATCCAGACAGTCTGAGGTCCGAACAATGGCGACAGGAACATGTCCTGTTCCCTGCGATTAGAAGGAACTTTTTGCCGCCAACTAGCTTCGTCCACAACGGCGCCATATTGCAAATTGCGAGCTTAAACGATTTGTATAAAGTGTTCGAAAGATGTTGA